A single genomic interval of Psychroserpens sp. NJDZ02 harbors:
- a CDS encoding DUF6660 family protein produces the protein MKHLAFILSIYIFALNLTPCADYVVSDNDVKTEISQAMDNDHQHQDSDLCSPFCICQCCHISATYLHFADLTLDITLISTQDFLHLNGTEKDFTTSILQPPRA, from the coding sequence ATGAAACATTTAGCATTCATATTGTCAATTTACATTTTCGCACTTAATCTAACACCTTGTGCAGATTACGTTGTGTCTGATAATGATGTTAAAACTGAAATCTCACAAGCTATGGATAATGACCATCAGCACCAAGATTCAGATTTATGTTCCCCTTTTTGTATTTGCCAATGTTGCCATATTAGCGCAACATATTTGCACTTTGCAGATTTAACACTCGATATAACTCTTATTTCTACTCAAGATTTTCTACACCTAAACGGTACAGAAAAAGATTTTACCACTTCCATTTTACAGCCACCAAGGGCATAA
- a CDS encoding IS3 family transposase, giving the protein MSLEINKIGTLINHKTVLKLMRELGLKSLVRAKRYKSYKGQIGETAPNILQRNFKAIRPNKKWATDITEFKVLGKKLYLSPIIDLFNREIISYQLSEKPDFKQVTIMLKKSFKKIPDQTNLILHSDQGWQYQMKQYRRLLTEKGITQSMSRKGNCLDNAVIENFFGILKSELFYINKYKSISQLKKEIKVYIKYYNNERIKQNLNGMSPIEYRANYYQN; this is encoded by the coding sequence ATCTCTTTAGAAATCAACAAAATAGGCACTCTAATAAATCATAAAACAGTACTCAAGTTAATGCGTGAATTAGGTTTGAAAAGTTTAGTCAGAGCTAAAAGATACAAGTCTTATAAAGGGCAAATAGGAGAAACAGCTCCTAATATATTACAACGAAATTTTAAAGCTATTAGGCCAAATAAAAAATGGGCTACCGATATTACAGAATTTAAAGTTTTAGGAAAAAAACTATATCTATCTCCAATAATTGACCTCTTTAATAGAGAAATAATAAGTTATCAATTATCTGAAAAACCTGATTTTAAACAAGTAACTATTATGCTGAAAAAGTCTTTTAAGAAAATACCAGATCAAACAAATTTAATATTACATTCAGATCAAGGATGGCAGTATCAAATGAAACAGTATCGAAGATTATTAACAGAAAAAGGAATTACTCAGAGCATGTCTCGTAAAGGAAATTGTTTAGATAACGCTGTGATAGAAAATTTCTTCGGTATTCTAAAATCTGAATTGTTTTATATAAATAAATATAAGTCGATATCTCAGTTAAAAAAAGAGATTAAAGTGTATATAAAATATTATAATAATGAGAGAATTAAACAAAATTTAAATGGAATGAGCCCGATTGAATATCGAGCTAATTATTATCAAAATTAA
- a CDS encoding helix-turn-helix domain-containing protein — protein MGRKVKYDYAFKLRCVKQVLKNHQTVEDVSKSYGCHHTTLHDWIRFYEKYGKKALLPRKTKVYSIPFKLKVLKAIDKDSLSFSQACLEFNIPTKSVIMKWQRNYKKEGIVGLNIKPRGKPKSMQFKRAKKKSNKPLTREEELLLENESLRAELDLLKKLQALIQQEQNKKQKP, from the coding sequence ATGGGAAGAAAAGTCAAGTATGATTACGCATTTAAACTTCGATGTGTAAAGCAAGTTTTAAAAAATCACCAAACAGTTGAAGATGTGTCTAAGTCATATGGTTGTCATCATACAACCCTTCATGATTGGATTCGATTTTATGAAAAATATGGTAAAAAAGCACTATTACCAAGAAAAACCAAAGTGTATAGCATTCCTTTTAAACTTAAAGTTTTAAAAGCTATTGACAAAGATTCATTATCTTTCAGTCAAGCTTGTTTAGAATTTAATATTCCTACTAAATCTGTAATTATGAAGTGGCAACGTAATTATAAAAAAGAGGGTATTGTAGGCTTAAACATTAAACCTAGAGGTAAACCAAAATCTATGCAATTTAAGAGGGCTAAAAAAAAGTCTAATAAACCTTTAACAAGAGAAGAGGAACTTTTATTAGAAAATGAATCATTACGCGCAGAACTGGACTTGCTAAAAAAGTTACAGGCCTTAATTCAACAAGAGCAAAACAAAAAGCAAAAGCCATAA
- a CDS encoding VOC family protein gives MKIQELIIFTNRLTEQKQFYSEVLGLKILDDSKTFVVFDIGQSNLKIVKRTTITTPYHFAINIPSNKEKEALNWLKERVDVLKMNKTEIQYFQNWNAKAVYFYDIDHNIVELIARKNLNNKSSKAFNQNSFLEISEIGIPTTNIKKDFDYLNKTFGLSVYDGGFDKFCAVGTETGLFVLINKNIKGWYPMDDKAFSSDFELEAIIDKKKCRIEYSNEQIKAKV, from the coding sequence ATGAAAATACAAGAATTGATAATTTTCACAAATCGACTCACAGAACAAAAACAATTTTACTCAGAAGTTTTAGGTTTGAAGATATTAGATGACTCTAAGACATTTGTTGTATTTGACATTGGCCAGTCTAATTTGAAAATAGTAAAAAGAACTACAATTACAACACCATATCATTTTGCTATTAACATTCCTTCAAATAAAGAAAAAGAGGCACTCAATTGGTTAAAAGAAAGAGTTGACGTGTTAAAAATGAATAAAACTGAGATTCAATATTTCCAAAATTGGAATGCTAAAGCAGTATACTTTTATGATATAGATCATAATATTGTTGAATTAATTGCTCGAAAAAATCTGAATAACAAATCATCTAAAGCATTTAATCAAAATAGCTTCTTAGAAATCTCTGAAATTGGTATACCCACAACCAATATTAAAAAGGACTTTGATTATTTAAACAAAACCTTTGGATTGTCAGTTTATGACGGTGGATTTGATAAATTTTGTGCTGTTGGAACAGAAACTGGTCTTTTTGTTCTGATAAATAAAAACATTAAAGGTTGGTACCCTATGGACGATAAAGCTTTTTCTTCAGACTTTGAACTAGAGGCGATTATTGACAAAAAAAAATGTAGAATAGAATATTCAAATGAACAAATTAAAGCTAAGGTTTAA
- a CDS encoding RluA family pseudouridine synthase, producing the protein MQDYGIGIFNAVLTKSALKKALKKKQITVNNVIATSATFINGGESITLSLIKEVSQNKKLVFKLEVLFEDDYLALIHKPAGILVSGNSFKTVANALPQNIIQSQHADATIPQPVHRLDFGTTGVLLVGKTSSSIRALNKLFEQRVVNKIYYAVTIGNMPAKGIISTTVDGKLAESNYTVCESVPSERFSTLNLVKLEPQTGRRHQLRKHLSGIGHPILGDKDYGIEHLILNGKGMYLHAYALTFVHPFTNKNINQIDPFPKRFKKLFTTLK; encoded by the coding sequence TTGCAAGATTATGGCATCGGAATATTTAATGCGGTTTTAACTAAATCTGCTTTAAAAAAGGCACTAAAAAAAAAACAGATAACGGTTAATAATGTTATCGCCACTTCTGCCACGTTTATAAATGGAGGAGAATCTATTACACTATCTCTTATAAAAGAAGTTAGTCAAAATAAAAAGTTAGTTTTTAAATTAGAGGTTTTATTTGAAGACGATTATTTAGCACTAATCCACAAGCCCGCTGGCATTTTAGTTAGCGGTAATAGTTTTAAAACCGTGGCTAATGCCTTACCACAAAACATAATACAAAGTCAACATGCTGATGCTACAATTCCGCAACCAGTACACCGCCTAGATTTTGGGACAACAGGTGTTTTATTGGTCGGAAAAACAAGTAGTAGTATTCGGGCCTTAAATAAGCTATTTGAACAAAGAGTTGTAAATAAAATATACTACGCCGTAACCATTGGCAATATGCCCGCTAAAGGGATTATATCGACTACAGTAGATGGTAAACTAGCTGAATCCAACTATACGGTATGCGAATCCGTACCTTCTGAGCGATTTAGCACATTAAACTTAGTAAAATTAGAACCACAAACAGGACGACGACACCAATTACGTAAACACCTATCAGGAATAGGACATCCCATTTTAGGCGATAAAGACTATGGAATAGAGCACTTAATTTTAAACGGAAAAGGGATGTATCTACACGCGTATGCTTTAACCTTTGTACATCCGTTTACAAATAAAAATATAAATCAAATAGACCCATTCCCAAAACGGTTTAAAAAACTATTTACCACCTTAAAGTAA
- a CDS encoding class I SAM-dependent methyltransferase, whose amino-acid sequence MEHKKIRKNKAPWPTKDAMEQVYTNKLWGSNQSGFYSGDGSHQPEIVVPYVAVLIDFLTSFKKPLVVCDLGCGDFNIGKQLVQYTKKYEAVDIVSGLIAYNRKQFVADNLQFYCLDIAVAALPSGDCIILRQVLQHLSNAEIKSVVQKLANYKYVIITEHLPNGDFTPNKDIISGQGIRLKKQSGVNVLAPPFDFKVFKDTQLLSYTLEANKGRIVTTLYQVF is encoded by the coding sequence ATGGAGCATAAAAAGATAAGAAAAAATAAAGCACCTTGGCCAACAAAAGACGCTATGGAGCAAGTGTATACAAATAAACTCTGGGGAAGTAATCAGTCTGGTTTTTATTCGGGAGATGGGTCACATCAACCGGAAATTGTAGTGCCTTATGTAGCTGTTTTAATTGATTTTTTAACGTCTTTTAAGAAGCCATTGGTTGTTTGCGATTTAGGTTGTGGTGATTTTAATATTGGTAAACAACTAGTCCAATATACTAAAAAGTATGAGGCAGTAGATATTGTTTCGGGGCTTATTGCATATAATAGAAAACAATTTGTAGCAGATAATTTACAATTTTATTGTTTAGATATCGCAGTCGCAGCTTTACCCTCAGGAGATTGTATTATTTTAAGGCAAGTATTGCAACATTTATCAAATGCTGAGATAAAAAGTGTGGTCCAAAAGTTAGCTAATTATAAGTATGTTATAATAACCGAACATTTGCCTAATGGTGACTTTACGCCTAACAAGGATATTATTTCAGGACAAGGGATTAGGCTTAAAAAACAAAGCGGAGTTAACGTATTAGCGCCTCCATTTGATTTTAAAGTGTTCAAGGATACGCAGTTGCTATCTTATACTTTGGAAGCTAATAAAGGTCGGATTGTAACAACACTATATCAAGTGTTTTAA
- a CDS encoding peptidylprolyl isomerase has product MNKLINTMKLLLIALMVSLTTNSCQEKYPDLEDGLYAEIVTNKGTMVAKLFYDKVPVVVANFVGLAEGTHPKLEDSLKGKPFYNGIIFHRVMDKFMIQGGDPTGTGMGSAGFKFFSEFDTSLSHDKAGILSMANSGGYDTNGSQFFITEVAKQNLDGFYADGSLKNCSGRGVSCHSVFGELVQGLDVQDTISNVAVVPRSNKPVEDVVIEKVNIIRKGKAAKAFDAPKVFTEQEPLLSKKLDELKAKEQALIKEKAKEAINNFIKANAEMKGEVKEYPTGLVMILDAKPNGVKPKSSDRVLIDCTGLFEDGSFFFSTTEADAKKYNQYSEDAAKQGAYQAFAMPYNESATLVPGFREAMLNMNIGDKARIFVPSYLGYGDAGRGPVPPNANLIFDIEIVSLETK; this is encoded by the coding sequence ATGAATAAATTAATTAACACGATGAAACTATTACTAATAGCCTTAATGGTAAGTTTGACAACTAATTCTTGTCAAGAAAAATATCCAGACTTAGAAGACGGATTATATGCTGAAATTGTAACTAATAAAGGGACAATGGTCGCTAAATTATTTTACGATAAAGTCCCTGTAGTGGTTGCTAACTTTGTAGGATTAGCAGAAGGTACACATCCAAAATTAGAGGACTCTTTAAAAGGAAAACCGTTTTATAATGGTATTATATTCCACAGAGTAATGGATAAATTTATGATCCAAGGTGGAGACCCAACAGGAACAGGAATGGGAAGTGCTGGATTCAAATTTTTTAGCGAGTTTGACACTAGTTTAAGTCATGACAAAGCTGGAATTTTGTCTATGGCAAACTCTGGTGGTTATGATACTAACGGAAGTCAGTTTTTTATCACAGAAGTAGCAAAGCAAAATCTTGATGGTTTTTATGCCGACGGTAGCTTAAAAAACTGTAGCGGACGTGGTGTAAGTTGTCACTCTGTTTTTGGAGAATTAGTGCAAGGTCTAGATGTACAAGACACGATCTCTAATGTTGCTGTAGTCCCAAGAAGTAATAAACCTGTAGAAGATGTGGTTATAGAAAAAGTCAATATTATTCGTAAAGGGAAAGCTGCCAAAGCTTTTGATGCTCCTAAGGTATTTACAGAACAAGAGCCTTTATTATCTAAAAAATTAGACGAACTAAAAGCTAAAGAGCAAGCGCTTATTAAAGAAAAAGCTAAAGAAGCTATTAATAACTTTATTAAAGCCAATGCTGAGATGAAAGGGGAAGTAAAAGAATACCCAACAGGATTAGTAATGATTCTTGATGCTAAACCAAACGGCGTAAAACCAAAATCTTCTGATCGTGTTTTAATAGATTGTACAGGTCTTTTTGAGGATGGAAGTTTTTTCTTTTCTACGACAGAAGCAGATGCTAAAAAATACAATCAATATAGTGAGGACGCTGCAAAACAAGGTGCTTACCAAGCATTTGCAATGCCTTATAACGAGTCTGCTACTCTAGTCCCAGGATTTAGAGAAGCGATGTTAAACATGAATATTGGTGATAAAGCTAGAATTTTTGTACCAAGTTATTTGGGATATGGTGATGCTGGTCGTGGTCCTGTACCACCAAATGCTAACTTAATTTTTGATATCGAAATTGTTAGTTTAGAAACAAAATAA
- the gldI gene encoding gliding motility-associated peptidyl-prolyl isomerase GldI, with the protein MNRNLALLLLVCITALSCKTPEARKPISVNSGSLIDASVARNKALYQKETKVIETIIASQPEQQYQTSGNGFWYHFNTKIDNDSLPKPVFGDLVKFNYDVKALNGTTIYTKEELKTQNYAMDQQELFSGLREGLKLMHAGETATFIFPSQKAYGYYGDENKIGTNIPIICEVSVLSVTQKE; encoded by the coding sequence ATGAATCGTAATTTAGCCTTACTATTATTGGTGTGCATCACAGCATTAAGCTGCAAGACTCCAGAAGCGAGAAAGCCAATTTCTGTAAATTCTGGTTCGCTTATAGATGCCTCTGTCGCTAGAAACAAAGCCTTATACCAAAAAGAAACCAAAGTTATCGAAACCATTATAGCTTCGCAACCAGAACAACAATATCAAACTTCTGGAAATGGATTTTGGTATCATTTTAATACAAAAATAGACAACGATAGTTTACCAAAACCTGTTTTTGGAGATCTTGTCAAATTTAATTATGATGTTAAAGCGCTTAACGGCACTACCATTTATACCAAAGAAGAACTTAAAACTCAAAATTACGCTATGGACCAGCAAGAGCTGTTCTCCGGACTTCGAGAAGGTTTAAAATTAATGCATGCAGGAGAAACTGCTACGTTTATTTTTCCGTCACAAAAAGCGTATGGGTATTATGGAGATGAAAATAAAATTGGAACTAACATTCCGATAATTTGCGAAGTTTCTGTACTTTCGGTAACCCAAAAAGAATAG
- a CDS encoding DHH family phosphoesterase, with protein MTKQDYTDINQLLATPKKIVIVSHKNPDGDAIGSSLALFHYLTKTNHQATVVLPNDYPEFLKWIPGQDLILKYESQKDDSDQKLAEADIIFTLDFNAFHRAGDMETVLNNSTALKIMIDHHQQPDDYAKYTYSDVSMSSTCEMVYNFIKNLNGLDHIDSNTATAIYVGIMTDTGSFRFRSTTSATHRAIADLIDKGADNTMIHNQVYDTNSYNRLQLLGCALSNLKVVPESRAAYITLSQKELQQFDYKKGDTEGFVNYALSLNNVVLAAIFIEDLQQGIIKISLRSKGDFSVNEMSRSHFHGGGHTNAAGGKSDTNLEQTIEKFISILPQYNTVLHES; from the coding sequence ATGACAAAACAAGACTACACAGACATAAATCAGTTATTGGCTACGCCAAAAAAAATTGTAATTGTAAGCCATAAAAACCCAGATGGAGATGCTATAGGCTCTAGTTTGGCTTTGTTTCATTATTTAACAAAAACCAATCATCAAGCTACTGTTGTGTTACCAAATGACTACCCTGAGTTTTTAAAATGGATTCCTGGACAGGATTTAATTCTTAAATATGAAAGTCAAAAAGACGATAGTGACCAAAAATTAGCTGAAGCTGATATTATTTTCACGCTAGACTTTAACGCGTTTCATCGTGCAGGAGATATGGAAACTGTTTTAAATAACAGTACTGCTTTAAAAATAATGATTGATCACCATCAGCAGCCAGATGACTATGCTAAATACACATATAGTGATGTTAGTATGAGCTCTACCTGTGAGATGGTCTATAATTTTATAAAAAATCTGAATGGTTTAGACCATATTGATAGCAATACAGCCACTGCTATTTATGTGGGAATAATGACGGATACGGGATCTTTTAGATTTAGATCTACTACTAGTGCGACGCACAGAGCTATTGCTGACTTAATAGACAAAGGTGCAGATAATACGATGATACACAATCAAGTCTATGACACCAATAGCTATAACCGCTTACAACTGTTAGGTTGCGCGTTAAGCAATTTAAAAGTCGTTCCAGAATCTAGAGCTGCCTATATTACGCTATCTCAAAAAGAATTACAGCAATTTGATTATAAAAAAGGAGACACAGAAGGCTTTGTCAATTATGCCTTGTCCCTTAATAATGTTGTATTAGCGGCTATTTTTATTGAAGACTTACAGCAAGGTATTATAAAAATATCATTACGCTCTAAGGGTGATTTTTCTGTAAACGAAATGTCTAGATCACATTTTCATGGCGGCGGACACACCAATGCAGCTGGCGGTAAAAGTGATACTAATCTAGAACAGACCATTGAAAAATTTATTAGTATATTACCTCAATATAACACCGTATTACATGAATCGTAA
- a CDS encoding nucleoside-diphosphate kinase, with amino-acid sequence MATNRTFTMLKPDSVEKGYIGAILEKINASGFRIVAMKLTHMTKQDAEAFYAVHSERPFYGELVEYMTRGPIVAAILEKDNAVDDFRTLIGATNPADAAEGTIRKLYAASIGENAVHGSDSDENAAIEGAFHFSGREMF; translated from the coding sequence ATGGCAACTAACAGAACATTTACAATGCTTAAGCCTGACTCTGTTGAAAAGGGTTATATCGGCGCAATCTTAGAAAAAATTAACGCTTCAGGTTTTAGAATCGTTGCAATGAAGTTAACACACATGACTAAGCAAGATGCAGAAGCATTTTACGCAGTACATAGTGAAAGACCTTTTTATGGTGAGTTAGTAGAGTATATGACACGTGGTCCTATTGTAGCTGCTATTTTAGAAAAAGATAACGCAGTAGACGATTTTAGAACTTTAATTGGTGCTACTAATCCTGCTGATGCAGCTGAAGGAACTATCCGTAAATTATATGCAGCTTCTATTGGAGAAAATGCAGTACACGGAAGTGATAGTGATGAAAATGCAGCTATTGAAGGTGCTTTCCATTTTTCTGGACGTGAAATGTTTTAA
- a CDS encoding cold-shock protein, with protein sequence MSKGTVKFFNDAKGFGFITEEGVNKDHFVHISGLIDEVREGDEVEFDLQEGKKGLNAVNVKVL encoded by the coding sequence ATGAGTAAAGGCACAGTAAAATTCTTCAATGACGCTAAAGGTTTCGGATTCATTACAGAAGAAGGTGTAAACAAAGACCATTTTGTACACATTTCAGGATTAATTGACGAAGTTCGTGAAGGTGACGAAGTTGAATTCGACTTACAAGAAGGAAAAAAAGGATTAAACGCAGTTAACGTTAAAGTACTTTAA
- a CDS encoding cold-shock protein, protein MAQGTVKFFNDSKGFGFITEDGSDADHFVHISGLIDEVREGDIVEFDLQEGRKGMNAVNVKVV, encoded by the coding sequence ATGGCACAAGGTACAGTAAAATTTTTCAATGATTCAAAAGGATTCGGTTTTATAACTGAAGATGGATCAGACGCAGACCATTTCGTACACATTTCTGGATTAATCGACGAAGTTCGTGAAGGAGATATCGTAGAATTCGACTTACAAGAAGGAAGAAAAGGTATGAACGCAGTAAATGTAAAAGTAGTATAA
- a CDS encoding DUF721 domain-containing protein → MAKRNNNLLNISDALKNFVTENNLEKGLDKVNVRDAWAKLMGNGINNYTTAIELKKDILYVQLSSSALREELSYGNQKIITLLNEELGKDIIKKLVLR, encoded by the coding sequence ATGGCAAAACGCAACAACAACTTATTAAATATATCGGACGCATTAAAAAACTTTGTCACAGAAAACAACCTTGAAAAAGGGTTAGACAAAGTTAATGTTAGAGATGCTTGGGCAAAATTAATGGGTAATGGCATTAACAATTATACGACTGCTATCGAATTAAAAAAGGACATCCTTTATGTGCAATTAAGCTCTAGCGCTTTACGCGAAGAATTAAGTTATGGTAACCAAAAAATTATAACTTTATTAAACGAAGAACTAGGTAAAGACATCATTAAAAAACTGGTTTTAAGATGA
- a CDS encoding lipocalin family protein yields the protein MKKLTYILLILIVSCSQNPEDLKQHVSGYWEISEVILKDGTKKQYKINETIDYIEINKDSVGFRKKLKPIFNGTYETSKDAEQFVFKIENDSLNLYYKTPFSHWKETILKASKDKLQVINQNKDLYIYNRYTPITID from the coding sequence ATGAAAAAACTAACCTATATTTTACTTATATTGATAGTAAGCTGTTCTCAAAATCCTGAAGACCTTAAACAACACGTCTCTGGATATTGGGAAATAAGCGAAGTGATTTTAAAAGATGGCACAAAAAAGCAATATAAGATTAATGAAACGATAGATTACATTGAAATAAATAAAGATTCGGTTGGCTTTAGAAAAAAACTAAAACCTATTTTTAATGGCACCTATGAGACGTCAAAAGACGCTGAGCAATTTGTTTTTAAAATAGAAAACGACAGTCTTAATTTATATTACAAAACACCTTTTTCACATTGGAAAGAAACCATTTTAAAAGCTAGCAAAGACAAACTACAGGTTATAAACCAAAATAAAGATTTATACATATATAACCGCTACACACCTATAACAATAGACTAA
- the recF gene encoding DNA replication/repair protein RecF (All proteins in this family for which functions are known are DNA-binding proteins that assist the filamentation of RecA onto DNA for the initiation of recombination or recombinational repair.), translated as MILKSLSLLNYKNFDSKTFAFNETINCLVGNNGVGKTNALDAIYHLSFGKSYFNPVASQNIKYDEEFFVISGEYDKDQKKENIVVSLKKGQKKVIKRNSKAYEKFSDHIGFLPLVIISPADRDLIIDGSDTRRKFIDSVISQSDKGYLASLINYNKILSQRNSLLKYFAANHTYNNDTIEVYNQQLQLYGTEIFQKRKDFLDNFIPLFKARYKAISNNNEDVSLNYKSDLFENDLDQLLRKAINKDKALQYTSVGVHKDDLEFNIGDYPIKKFGSQGQQKSYLIALKLAQFDSLKAISGDNPILLLDDIFDKLDETRVAQIIKLVNDENFGQIFISDTHAERTENAVKQVHQSYEIFKL; from the coding sequence ATGATTTTAAAGTCCTTATCACTTTTAAACTATAAAAATTTTGACTCCAAAACCTTTGCGTTTAACGAGACTATTAACTGCCTTGTAGGTAATAATGGGGTTGGAAAAACAAATGCACTGGATGCTATTTACCATTTATCCTTTGGTAAAAGCTATTTTAACCCCGTTGCTTCGCAGAACATAAAATACGATGAAGAGTTTTTTGTTATTAGCGGAGAATACGATAAAGACCAAAAGAAAGAAAACATTGTTGTCAGTTTAAAAAAGGGACAAAAAAAAGTTATCAAACGCAATAGTAAGGCTTACGAGAAGTTTAGTGATCACATTGGTTTTTTACCTTTAGTCATTATTAGTCCTGCCGATAGAGATTTAATTATTGATGGTAGCGATACTAGACGTAAATTTATTGATAGTGTGATTAGTCAAAGTGACAAAGGTTATTTAGCAAGTTTAATTAATTATAATAAGATTTTATCACAACGCAACTCGTTATTAAAATATTTTGCTGCCAACCACACCTATAATAATGACACTATAGAAGTTTATAATCAGCAATTACAGCTTTATGGTACAGAGATTTTTCAAAAAAGAAAAGATTTTTTAGACAACTTTATTCCATTATTTAAAGCGCGGTATAAAGCCATTAGCAACAATAATGAAGACGTTAGCTTAAATTATAAAAGTGATTTATTTGAAAACGACTTAGACCAACTGTTAAGAAAAGCAATTAATAAAGACAAAGCGTTACAATACACTAGTGTTGGTGTGCATAAGGATGATTTAGAATTTAATATTGGAGACTACCCTATTAAAAAATTCGGGAGTCAAGGGCAACAAAAATCATACTTAATTGCTTTAAAATTAGCACAATTTGACAGTCTAAAAGCCATTAGTGGGGATAATCCAATTTTGCTTTTGGATGATATTTTTGATAAATTAGACGAAACCCGTGTTGCACAAATTATAAAATTAGTTAACGACGAAAATTTTGGACAAATTTTTATCAGTGATACACATGCCGAACGCACAGAAAACGCGGTAAAACAAGTCCACCAATCTTATGAAATATTTAAGCTATAA
- a CDS encoding tetratricopeptide repeat protein, with translation MRINKINMATYKKRGYKPKTTVEKEVEVEDSSTTAEVFNTLDESANKAEEFVEKNQKNIFIIIGVAAAFALAYLGYQQFIVKPKQGEAMNEMYQAQKFFNEAVVATVGQDSLYNLALTGGEGKLGLVDIASQFSGTAAGNLANYYAGMAYFNTNDYQNAVTYLDAFDSEDEALGPIAKGVIGDAYAQTNEKSNALDYYKKAANLRQNEFSTPTYLFKAGVTALDMGDASEALELLNKIKDNYPNSPEATQAEVFIGKAQAMSN, from the coding sequence GTGCGCATTAATAAAATTAATATGGCGACTTACAAGAAAAGAGGATACAAACCAAAAACAACAGTAGAAAAGGAAGTTGAAGTTGAAGATAGCTCAACAACCGCTGAAGTTTTTAATACATTAGACGAATCTGCAAATAAGGCAGAGGAGTTTGTAGAGAAAAATCAGAAAAACATTTTTATTATTATTGGTGTTGCAGCAGCTTTTGCTTTAGCCTATTTAGGGTATCAACAGTTTATAGTTAAACCAAAACAAGGGGAAGCTATGAATGAAATGTATCAAGCACAAAAATTCTTTAATGAAGCTGTAGTTGCTACTGTAGGACAAGATTCTTTATATAACTTAGCCTTAACAGGAGGAGAGGGTAAATTAGGATTAGTAGATATAGCCTCTCAATTTAGTGGTACAGCAGCAGGGAACCTAGCTAACTATTATGCAGGTATGGCATATTTTAATACTAACGATTATCAGAACGCAGTGACTTATCTTGATGCTTTTGATAGTGAAGATGAAGCATTAGGGCCTATTGCTAAAGGAGTGATTGGTGATGCTTATGCTCAAACAAATGAAAAATCAAATGCATTAGACTATTATAAGAAGGCTGCTAACTTACGTCAAAATGAGTTTTCGACGCCAACTTATTTATTTAAAGCAGGAGTTACCGCTTTAGATATGGGAGACGCTTCTGAAGCATTAGAATTATTAAATAAAATTAAAGACAACTATCCAAATTCACCAGAAGCTACTCAAGCGGAAGTATTTATTGGAAAAGCGCAAGCAATGTCTAACTAA